The Amycolatopsis coloradensis sequence TCGGTGATCCGCAGGCGGAGGTCGGGATAGCGCGTCAGCAACCGCGGATGAACTGGGGCGAGCAGCCCGCGGATACCCGTCGAGAACGCGACCACTCGCAAAACGCCGCGAGGCGCGCCCTCCGCGACCGACTGAGCGGCCTCGGCACAGCGCTCGAGCGCCTGGAACACCTCGAGCGAGGAGTCGACGACGGCCTGTCCAGCCGGAGTGAGCACGACTCCGCGTCCAGCCGGAGCGAGCACGGGCATCCCGATCTGGCGCTCCAGCCGCTTGATCTGCTGCGACACCGCCGAGGCGGTGAACCCCAGCTCGTCCGCCGCGCGCGCCAACGTCCCCAGAGCGGCCACCGAACGCAACGCCCGCAGGGCTCCGACCTCAATCATGAAGCCAGGCTACGCAATACCTGCCAAAAACCATCGCTGGACCGCAGGTATCGACGCCGACAGGATCGACCGTATGACCGAGACCCTCTTCGGCTCCAACCTCGTCGCCATGGTCACCCCGATGGAACCCGGCGGCGCACTCAGCGAACCCGGCCTCACCGGCCTGGTCGACCACCTACTGACCACCGGATGCGACGGCATCGTCGTCGGCGGGACCACCGGCGAGTCACCGACCCTGACCGACACCGAAGCCGCCCGGCTCATCCGCACCGTGGCGAGCCACACCGGGAACCGGGCACGCGTGATCGCCGGCGTCGGCACCTACGACACCGCCGCCTGCCTCCGTCGCGCGAAGGAAGCCGAAGCGGCCGGGGCAGACGCGCTCCTGGTCGTCTGCCCCTACTACTCCAAGCCGACGCAGGCCGGAATCATGGCGCACTGCCAGGCGGTGGCCGACGCCACCGAACTGCCTGTGATGCTCTACGACGTCCCAGCCCGCACCGGAACGGCCCTGGAAGCGGCCACGCTGATCGAACTCGCCCGCCACCCCCGGATCCGGGCCGTGAAGGACGCCAAGGGCGACCTGTTCGAAGCGATGTCCCTCATGGCGCGCACCCCGCTGGCCTACTACTGCGGCATCGACGAACTCAACCTGCCCTACCTCGCCGCCGGCGCCACCGGCCTGGTCAGCGTTGTGGGCAACGCCTACGCCAACCGAAACGCCGAACTCATCGCC is a genomic window containing:
- the dapA gene encoding 4-hydroxy-tetrahydrodipicolinate synthase codes for the protein MTETLFGSNLVAMVTPMEPGGALSEPGLTGLVDHLLTTGCDGIVVGGTTGESPTLTDTEAARLIRTVASHTGNRARVIAGVGTYDTAACLRRAKEAEAAGADALLVVCPYYSKPTQAGIMAHCQAVADATELPVMLYDVPARTGTALEAATLIELARHPRIRAVKDAKGDLFEAMSLMARTPLAYYCGIDELNLPYLAAGATGLVSVVGNAYANRNAELIAAVRGGDLDTARTLNAALLPLADAVMRTSQGAIMAKAALADLGIIPHATVRLPLLESPPEHLRRLRHAMALSAPAPS